ATTGAGTATCTTTGATTTCAGATAACAAGCTTTGGGTAATGATGTAATCATCTTCATCGTCCTCTACTAGAAGTACGCTTGTTACAGAGTCATACATAGGGGCTGGGTTAAAAGATTTTCATATGGTTATTTAATGATGATCCTGATCCTGAGCCATCACTACACCTAGAGTTCCCCTTTATGAAGCAGGATCATCAAAGCTTTATCGATGAGTCTGTGCTGTTACGGTTCTCCGATCGCCTGCTGATAGGCTTGCACCAAAAGGTCGATTCCGGTAATTGCTGTTCCTACAACAACGGCATAAGCCCCTCGATCGATCGCTTGACGCGCCATTTGGGGGGAAGCAATCCCTCCCTCACAGATCACCGGAATGCCGAGTTTCTCAACCATCTGTGTCAGGAGATCAAACCCTGGAGGCGTAAGGTGATGGGTGGCAGCAGTATAGCCGTAGAGCGTCGTCCCCACTAAATCGGCTCCGGCAGCAGCAGCTTCGATCGCAGCTTCCAACGTATCCACATCTGCCATGACGAGTTTGCCCAGGTCTTGATGAATGCGCTCAATTAGATGGGCAACCGTTTCATGGTTAGGACGATCGCGCAATGTGGCATCGATTGCAATGATATCGGCTCCAGCGGCTGCAATGGCTCGTGCTTGTTCAAATTGAGGCGTAATGTAAACGTCATAGCCGGGGATCTGCCGCTTCCAGAGTCCAATAATGGGCACAGAGACTTGCTGTCGCACTGCTTCTACATGAGCTGGGGTGTCAATCCGAACGCCAACTGCACCCTGGTTTACGGCTGCCTCCGCAATTGCTGCAATAACGATCGGGTCGTGGAGTGGTGAATTGGCTGGCGCTTGACAGGAAACGACTAAACCCTTGTAGAGTGTCTGAATTGCAGAAAAAGAAGTTGAAGTCATGCCAAAAATCATCAAAAAGAAG
This genomic window from Trichocoleus sp. contains:
- a CDS encoding N-acetylmannosamine-6-phosphate 2-epimerase — encoded protein: MTSTSFSAIQTLYKGLVVSCQAPANSPLHDPIVIAAIAEAAVNQGAVGVRIDTPAHVEAVRQQVSVPIIGLWKRQIPGYDVYITPQFEQARAIAAAGADIIAIDATLRDRPNHETVAHLIERIHQDLGKLVMADVDTLEAAIEAAAAGADLVGTTLYGYTAATHHLTPPGFDLLTQMVEKLGIPVICEGGIASPQMARQAIDRGAYAVVVGTAITGIDLLVQAYQQAIGEP